A genomic window from Silene latifolia isolate original U9 population chromosome 11, ASM4854445v1, whole genome shotgun sequence includes:
- the LOC141614391 gene encoding uncharacterized protein LOC141614391 yields the protein MRKPELSGRMTKWSVHLSGYDLQFEPRTAIKSQALADFVSDFCPATRREAEEGMLAIIRNQDGEIWTLYIDGASNARGAGVGLVLRSPKGDMIVQAIRCEFKATNNKAEYEALILGMQMASGLKVRNLRVYSDSLLVVNHVNNEYVARDPNMIAYLKIATERKSKFRTFKITQVPREQNVEADALATLGSTFQPAELSNIPITHVLTPAIQGEPDQKPMKEDVHMQCAQGDRMLVSAVGLQDADWRVPYLNWLRDGTLPEDRKEAQSFRIKASTYIMIDNILFRKSLAGPCLRCLGKEEAETVLKDVHSGECGNHAGRRMGKLPRAPGNRVYMLAMTDYFSKWIEAEAMTEVKEQQVISFIKRNIISRFGIPSEIICDNGSQFISDNTEGFCARWNITLRKSAPRYPQTNGQAESGNKIIVENLRKRLEELGGKWADELPLVLWSDKTTPKMATGQTPFSLVYGAEAVIPSEVLVPMHRYGSQTAEQNKVEMARSLDTVDELRESAYIRMASYKQSVARTYNKNVKIRTLEVGGPCTQKDEAHFEGPAPAM from the exons atgaggaagcctgaactttcaGGTAGAATGACTAAGTGGTCAGTACATCTTAGTGGCTATGACTTGCAATTTGAACCCAGAACGGCGATAAAATCCCAAGCCCTAGCAGATTTCGTCTCTGACTTCTGCCCCGCCACCCGTAGGGAGGCAGAAGAAGGAATGCTGGCAATAATAAGGAATCAGGATGGTGAAATCTGGACCTTGTACATTGATGGAGCCTCAAATGCAAGAGGGGCTGGCGTAGGTCTGGTCCTTCGATCTCCTAAAGGAGACATGATAGTGCAAGCCATTAGGTGTgagttcaaggcaaccaacaacaaAGCCGAGTATGAAGCTCTTATACTTGGGATGCAGATGGCGTCAGGGCTCAAGGTGAGGAACCTGAGGGTATACAGTGACTCCTTACTTGTGGTAAATCATGTAAACAACGAGTATGTAGCGCGTGATCCAAATATGATAGCTTACTTGAAAATAGCCACAGAGCGAAAGTCAAAATTCAGAACATTCAAGATAACTCAGGTGCCGCGGGAGCAGAACGTGGAGGCAGATGCTCTGGCCACGTTGGGATCCACCTTCCAGCCCGCAGAACTATCAAACATACCGATTACTCATGTGTTGACCCCAGCCATCCAGGGAGAGCCAGATCAGAAACCAATGAAAGAGGATGTACACATGCAGTGTGCACAAGGAGACAGGATGCTGGTTTCCGCAGTAGGACTGCAGGATGCAGATTGGAGGGTTCCATACCTAAATTGGCTAAGGGATGGGACACTCCCTGAAGACAGAAAGGAAGCACAAAGTTTCAGAATAAAAGCCTCCACATACATCATGATTGATAATATTCTCTTCAGGAAATCATTGGCAGGACCATGCCTCAGGTGCTTAGGCAAAGAGGAAGCTGAAACGGTACTGAAAGATGTGCACAGCGGAGAATGCGGGAATCACGCTGGAAGACGAA tgggTAAGCTGCCCAGGGCTCCAGGAAACAGAGTGTATATGCTAGCTATGACCGATTACTTCTCAAAATGGATTGAAGCAGAAGCAATGACAGAGGTAAAGGAGCAACAGGTGATCTCTTTCATCAAGCGCAACATCATAAGCAGATTTGGGATACCATCCGAGATCAtatgcgataatgggtcccagTTCATATCAGACAACACCGAGGGCTTCTGTGCAAGATGGAACATAACACTGAGAAAATCAGCCCCCAGATATccacaaaccaacggccaagccgagtccGGGAATAAAATCATTGTGGAGAACCTCAGAAAACGGCTGGAAGAGTTGGGGGGAAAATGGGCAGATGAACTACCACTGGTACTCTGGTCGGATAAAACAACACCTAAAATGGCAACAGGTCAAACTCCGTTTAGCCTTGTATATGGAGCGGAGGCAGTGATACCTTCGGAAGTTCTGGTACCCATGCACAGATACGGCAGTCAGACGGCAGAGCAGAACAAAGTCGAAATGGCCAGAAGTCTGGATACAGTTGATGAGCTACGAGAAAGTGCCTACATACGTATGGCATCGTATAAACAATCTGTCGCAAGGACGTACAACAAGAATGTTAAGATAAGGACCCTTGAAGTGGGGGGGCCTTGTACTCAGAAGG ATGAGGCACACTTTGAGGGTCCAGCCCCTGCCATGTGA
- the LOC141614392 gene encoding uncharacterized protein LOC141614392, with protein sequence MYPCEIFEEVQQRATTALRLEEDIQARKGIANFGETSRKFVPEKKDDRAKPYSRPNVSRIVEKTQQIDDSPHPPKLSEYGFNTGMEGLLKALRSLGDQVRWPKPSTQDRPNDDRDSNKRCEWHQDIGHRTEDCYKLWREVKFQVRKGNLDHLLSRGGKQDRREAANQVLPSAPPICTKIINVITGGSDLAGLTYSVAKRKATGSKGGHPETSYRVSQSNLPPVTFDETDMESGTEQHDDALTITLSIGNCTVRKALVDTGFDKENLIKKSVPLVGFSGETAHSVGEITIPTYIEGVNKLVRYLAIEGLTTYNVILETPWLHQMKAVPSTYHQCLKFPTPWGTVTVKGDQEESRNYYTQALKATTKIPS encoded by the coding sequence ATGTATCCTTGTGAGATATTCGAGGAAGTCCAGCAGAGAGCTACTACGGCGTTAAGGTTGGAAGAAGATATACAGGCTAGAAAGGGTATAGCAAACTTCGGCGAGACAAGCAGGAAATTCGTACCAGAAAAGAAAGACGACAGAGCCAAGCCGTACAGCAGACCCAATGTCAGCAGAATAGTAGAAAAAACTCAGCAAATCGACGATTCTCCGCATCCTCCTAAGCTATCTGAATACGGATTCAACACCGGAATGGAAGGACTGCTGAAAGCACTGAGGAGCCTGGGTGATCAGGTAAGGTGGCCGAAACCTTCCACTCAGGACCGACCCAACGACGACAGAGACAGCAACAAAAGATGCGAATGGCACCAGGACATAGGTCATAGAACAGAAGATTGCTACAAGTTGTGGAGGGAGGTGAAGTTCCAGGTACGCAAGGGAAACTTggaccacctgttatcacgtgggggcaagcaggatAGAAGAGAAGCAGCAAATCAGGTGCTTCCTTCTGCTCCACCCATATGCACGAAGATtattaacgtgataacaggcggatcTGACCTAGCAGGTTTGACATATTCCGTTGCCAAGAGGAAAGCCACCGGGAGCAAAGGGGGTCATCCAGAAACTTCGTACAGAGTAAGCCAGAGCAATTTACCCCCGGTAACTTTCGATGAAACTGACATGGAAAGCGGCACAGAGCAGCATGACGATGCCCTAACTATAACGTTATCCATTGGCAATTGCACCGTACGGAAAGCATTGGTAGATACAGGTTTCGATAAAGAAAACCTGATAAAGAAATCTGTGCCCCTGGTGGGATTCAGTGGGGAGACCGCGCATTCAGTAGGTGAGATAACCATCCCAACGTATATTGAAGGAGTTAATAAACTAGTGAGATACCTAGCCATCGAAGGTCTAACCACCTACAACGTGATACTAGAAACACCGTGGCTGCATCAGATGAAGGCAGTGCCTTCAACATATCATCAGTGTCTCAAGTTCCCAACACCATGGGGCACGGTTACGGTAAAAGGAGATCAAGAGGAATCCAGAAACTACTATACCCAAGCCCTTAAGGCTACAACCAAGATCCCCTCATAG